The following proteins are co-located in the Heteronotia binoei isolate CCM8104 ecotype False Entrance Well chromosome 8, APGP_CSIRO_Hbin_v1, whole genome shotgun sequence genome:
- the MAPK8IP2 gene encoding C-Jun-amino-terminal kinase-interacting protein 2, with the protein MADRAEMFALSTFHSLSPPGCRAPQDISLEEFDDEDLSEITDDCGIGLNYDSDHYEKDCLVLERCEQPQTICSFQDDFQEFEMIDDNEEEEEEEEETGLEEGPPSPSVSPIPSPTPGETQKHRPTTLHLTATGTQDSLNNNSSSCNPPAPAQQRATWQETLRLASPPLSSSAAHAERSSPSHPCLQDGPCLDAQSSKSPGPAQPPCKPGLHDAEENSRNLQLAPPAARPGEDYNKNIVSSSVLSRTQPPPSAPPRQAPTEPHDAARGPEAHPPSLSPHRSPATDSYCARFQRDVASCREKEMKVGAPHSLIGQDSPLPAEEEPAKGCRDAEPGAGRVSSAHASPTRETTEPLGSEGEGAQGSRASSVRGPPSASSDTTSPSSDPGIEADLTSRNSKAFLPCSRHSEDLSSPGSDSDVEGEIEAAFACSGNRLVSNMISSISETELDLSSDSSSGRSSHLTNSIEEASSPGSEADLEADLEAPGVLGLKDALILGTTDKDKTTVELPPGESLAPLKIEEFYDDPSAPIDQTDVPLSGPLELEISPDHSLESLRRSFYLPVGPKLMPEGDDEDDEDEGNSEYDSDSDSESEPDLSEDSDSPWLLSNLVNKMISEGSYPIKCAEECFPAAHSLSDTISPASDLEPEIPSEALSEDQLCPQQSIELVDMETLRCSLQSAAEEKTAEARPAAALEPPPSDTGPYLLMSNPTEDTITPVFPGRLLSSCCKALPSREAPRKAELTAVPKDWAIEGDLDSGILEDKDMIDDIRLEHPDVLDVSTAKTNRCFRLAYSPEEDEVPHLGSRQGSPSAEELPLPPPAVALDESLAYDSIKYTLVVDENTQLELVSLKRCTSLLSDDSEELRACEGADLEDGASDFEDGLVAPDGRSCSSSEDSSPEADLHFSKKFLNVFVNSTSRSSSTESFGLFSCMVNGEEREQTHRAVFRFIPRHEDELELDVDDPILVELEEDDYWYRGYNMRTGERGIFPAFYAHEVVSQAKEVAGLKRNPCWVERFNVQFLGSVEVPYHQGNSILCAAMQKIATTRKLTVHLRPPATCDLEISLQGIKLILSVNEYSREEEFERCSHFFQMKNISFCGCHPRNSCYFGFITKHPILSRFACHVFVSQESMRPVAECVG; encoded by the exons GACTGCCTGGTGCTGGAGCGATGCGAACAGCCTCAAACCATCTGCTCCTTCCAGGATGACTTCCAGGAGTTTGAGATGATCGATGAcaatgaggaagaagaggaggaagaggaagagactgGGCTGGAGGAGGGCCCTCCCTCCCCATCGGTCTCTCCCATACCTTCGCCCACCCCGGGGGAGACCCAGAAGCACCGGCCCACGACTCTCCACCTGACGGCCACAGGCACCCAG GACTCcttgaacaacaacagcagcagctgcaaccCGCCTGCGCCCGCCCAGCAGAGAGCCACCTGGCAGGAGACGCTGCGCCtggcctccccccctctctcctcctctgcAGCCCATGCTG AACGTTCCTCTCCCTCACACCCGTGTCTCCAGGATGGGCCCTGCTTGGACGCTCAGAGCAGCAAAAGCCCAGGTCCTGCACAGCCTCCTTGCAAGCCTGGTCTTCACGATGCAGAAGAGAACAGCCGCAACTTGCAGCTCGCCCCACCCGCAGCTCGCCCTGGAGAAGACTACAACAAGAATATTGTCTCCTCCTCTGTGTTGTCCCGTACCCAGCCTCCTCCTTCGGCTCCTCCTCGCCAAGCACCTACCGAGCCCCATGATGCAGCCAGAGGCCCAGAGGCCCACCCCCCAAGCCTCAGCCCCCACCGGTCTCCTGCCACAGACAGCTACTGTGCCCGATTCCAGAGAGATGTGGCGAGCTGCAGGGAGAAGGAGATGAAAGTTGGTGCCCCCCATTCCCTGATTGGTCAGGACAGCCCTTTGCCAGCTGAGGAGGAGCCAGCAAAGGGCTGCAGAGATGCCGAGCCTGGAGCGGGCCGTGTGTCGAGTGCTCACGCCAGCCCCACCAGGGAGACCACAGAGCCACTCGGTTCTGAAGGTGAGGGTGCTCAGGGAAGCCGGGCCTCAAGCGTGCGAGGGCCGCCCTCTGCCTCATCAGATACCACCTCCCCTTCCTCAGACCCTGGCATAGAGGCCGACCTCACCAGCCGCAACTCCAAGGCCTTCTTGCCTTGCAGCCGGCATAGCGAGGACCTCAGCTCACCCGGCTCTGACTCGGATGTGGAGGGAGAAATCGAGGCCGCTTTTGCCTGCAGCGGGAACCGCCTGGTCAGCAACATGATCTCCAGCATCTCAGAGACCGAGCTGGACCTGAGCAGCGACAGCAGCAGTGGCCGCTCTTCCCACCTCACCAACTCCATCGAGGAAGCCAGTTCTCCAGGGTCGGAGGCAGACCTGGAAGCAGACCTGGAGGCCCCGGGAGTGCTCGGCCTCAAGGATGCCCTGATTCTCGGCACCACGGACAAAGACAAGACAACTGTGGAGCTGCCGCCGGGGGAGAGCTTGGCACCGCTCAAAATCGAAGAATTCTACGATGATCCGTCAGCTCCCATTGACCAGACGGATGTGCCTCTCTCGGGTCCTCTGGAACTGGAGATCAGCCCCGATCACAGCCTGGAGAGCCTGCGACGCTCCTTCTACTTGCCGGTGGGCCCCAAGCTCATGCCTGAGGGAGACGACGAGGACGATGAGGACGAAGGGAACAGCGAGTATGATTCAGACTCCGACTCGGAGTCGGAGCCTGATCTGAGCGAGGACTCGGACTCCCCCTGGCTCCTCAGCAATCTGGTGAACAAGATGATCTCCGAGGGCTCCTACCCCATCAAGTGCGCGGAGGAGTGCTTTCCTGCGGCTCACTCTCTCTCGGACACCATCTCGCCCGCCTCTGACCTGGAGCCAGAGATCCCCAGCGAGGCCCTGAGCGAGGACCAGCTCTGTCCGCAGCAGAGTATCGAGCTGGTCGACATGGAGACCCTTCGGTGCTCCCTGCAGAGCGCGGCTGAAGAGAAGACCGCCGAGGCCAGGCCTGCTGCTGCGCTGGAACCTCCGCCGAGCGACACGGGGCCCTACCTCTTGATGAGCAACCCAACCGAGGACACCATCACCCCCGTCTTCCCTGGGCGGCTGCTCTCCAGCTGCTGCAAAGCCTTGCCCTCCAGAGAGGCCCCCCGTAAGGCCGAGCTGACTGCTGTGCCGAAGGACTGGGCGATCGAGGGGGACCTTGACTCGGGCATCCTGGAGGACAAGGACATGATTGACGACATCCGGTTAGAACACCCCGACGTCTTGGACGTCTCCACTGCCAAGACCAACCGCTGCTTCCGCTTGGCGTATTCCCCGGAGGAGGACGAGGTCCCCCACCTGGGCAGCCGCCAGGGCTCCCCGTCGGCCGAGGAGTTGCCGCTGCCCCCGCCCGCCGTGGCGCTGGATGAGTCCTTGGCCTACGACTCCATCAAGTACACCCTGGTGGTGGATGAGAACACGCAGCTGGAGCTGGTGAGCCTCAAGCGCTGCACCTCCCTGCTGAGCGACGACAGCGAGGAGCTGCGGGCCTGCGAGGGGGCCGACCTGGAAGACGGGGCCAGCGACTTCGAGGATGGGCTGGTGGCCCCTGATGGGCGCAGCTGCTCCTCCTCGGAGGACTCCTCGCCAGAGGCAGACCTCCACTTCTCCAAGAAGTTCCTCAACGTTTTCGTCAACAGCACGTCCCGCTCCTCCA GTACGGAATCCTTCGGTCTGTTTTCTTGCATGGTgaatggggaggagagggaacagACCCACCGAGCTGTCTTCAG attcaTCCCTCGCCACGAAGATGAACTAGAACTCGACGTGGACGACCCGATCCTCGTGGAGCTGGAGGAGGACGACTACTGGTATCGGGGCTACAACATGCGCACGGGGGAGCGGGGCATCTTCCCAGCCTTCTATGCCCACGAAGTGGTGAGCCAGGCCAAGGAGGTGGCAG GCTTGAAGCGGAATCCGTGCTGGGTGGAGCGTTTCAACGTGCAGTTTCTGGGCTCCGTGGAGGTCCCCTACCACCAAGGGAACAGCATCCTGTGTGCGGCCATGCAGAAG ATCGCCACCACCCGCAAGCTGACGGTGCACCTGAGGCCCCCGGCCACCTGCGACTTGGAAATCAGCCTGCAGGGCATCAAGCTCATCCTGAGTGTGAACGAGTACAGCCGTGAGGAGGAG TTTGAGCGctgcagccatttcttccagatgAAGAACATCTCCTTCTGTGGATGCCACCCCCGCAACAGCTG CTATTTCGGATTCATCACCAAACACCCCATCTTGAGTCGCTTCGCCTGCCACGTCTTTGTTTCCCAGGAGTCCATGCGGCCTGTTGCAGAGTGTGTTGGGTGA